The following are from one region of the Micromonas commoda chromosome 12, complete sequence genome:
- a CDS encoding 2-c-methyl-d-erythritol 2,4-cyclodiphosphate synthase (Contains the Pfam domain YgbB The ygbB protein is a putative enzyme of deoxy-xylulose pathway (terpenoid biosynthesis).), whose product MSAACAASAVMVTRAVAKTTHGRVSRPAAGPAAAARRRSVATRAVKLATGEVLDVKPVPMRVGHGFDLHRMELLSEMPDLELWLGGIKLEHDRGCVAHSDGDVLLHCVFDAITGALGLPDIGQCFPDNDPKWKGCTSDVFIKEAVRLMRDSGYEMGNIDCTIIAQRPKISPHKKAIKENLAKLLECDEGLVNVKAKTHEKVDSLGENRSIACHTVCMLVKARSGGEDGFTQSNKNLFVITLCIYGRYGSSSAIGVG is encoded by the exons atgtccgccgcgtgcgccgcctcaGCGGTGATGgtgacccgcgcggtcgcaaAGACCACCCACGGGCGCGTCAGccggcccgccgcgggtcccgccgccgccgctcgccgccgctccgtcgcgacgcgcgcggtgaagctcgccaccggcgaggtcctcgacgTCAAGCCCGTCCCGATGAGGGTCGGCCACGGCTTCGACCTCCACCGCATGGAGCTCCTCTCCGAGATGCCCGATCTCGAGCTCTGGCTCGGCGGGATCAAGCTCGAGCACGATcgcgggtgcgtcgcgcactccgacggcgacgtgctccTCCACTGCGTCTTCGACGCAatcaccggcgcgctcgggttGCCGGACATCGGGCAGTGCTTCCCCGACAACGACCCTAAGTGGAAGGGGTGCACGAGCGACGTGTTCATCAAGGAGGCGGTGCGTTTGATGCGGGACTCCGGGTACGAGATGGGCAACATCGACTGCACCATCATCGCGCAGCGGCCCAAGATCTCCCCGCACAAGAAGGCCATCAAGGAGAACCTCGCCAAGCTGCTGGAGTGCGACGAGGGGCTGGTGAACGTCAAGGCGAAGACGCACGAGAAGGTGGACTCGCTCGGCGAGAACAGGAGCATCGCGTGCCACACCGTGTGCATGCTCGTCAAGGC GCGCAGTGGAGGCGAAGACGGGTTTACGCAAAGCAACAAAAATCTGTTCGTAATAACACTTTGTATATACGGGCGCTACGGCTCTTCATCCGCTATTGGCGTTGGATGA
- a CDS encoding predicted protein, with amino-acid sequence FNRTTLADILAAKHRTHTYWGSNHWCDASEPVAVAVRRMNSQDVGALLVMDRSASPQTGAMRGIVTERDYLRAVARGAVSPGTAVGDIMTDFATDNGAGLISASPDTSVLAAMEIMTEARIRHIPCIAPPSRDGATGAVMEGMVCIGDVVKALLAEEREEVQICRDFINGVYD; translated from the exons TTCAACCGCACCACCCTCGCcgacatcctcgccgccaagcaCCGGACGCACACCTACTGGGGATCCAACCACtggtgcgacgcgtccgagcccgtcgccgtcgccgttcgtcGCATGAACTCGCAAGACGTGGGCGCGTTGCTCGTGATGGACCGATC ggcgtcgccgcagacgggcgcgatgcgaGGGATCGTCACCGAGCGCGATTAcctccgcgcggtggcgcgcggcgcggtaaGCCCCGgcaccgccgtcggcgacatCATGACCGATTTCGCGACGGACAACGGCGCGGGGCTCATAAGCGCCTCGCCCGATACGtccgtgctcgcggcgatggagatCATGACCGAGGCGCGGATCCGGCACATCCCGTGCATCGCGCCACCGTCcagggacggcgcgacgggcgcggtgatGGAGGGCATGGTGTgcatcggcgacgtcgtcaaggcgctgctcgcggaggagcgggaggaggttCAGATCTGCCGCGACTTCATCAACGGGGTGTACGATTGA
- a CDS encoding hypothetical protein (putative uncharacterized protein) has product MQTIASRSAIIGQRVTARPSGKTSKSAVRQPIKVNAVQTLQSGQGMMVDPDQYDDDANRGRGSGFVARPAGQRVSSSSASYSAAARPSRVVRAPDGVTYDPDQYDPDANVRSSGAIYSPPAAQLVNDLQAPAGAGQVTRAEVQACQDFWAKSIVDISASFLQGGDYVGLAGARAGELYGYGNCNVLFKPTKAAQHPFRPTANDAMSYFVGHDAVAGGYNEDHGFAINAKKGFSKVVFKNHQIDCHSQVALAMGTYEFTCATTGAVSEVEYTFGYKRCPDGKVRICLHHSSIPYGGGAAAPATGAVTKEDVMKAQDFWAQSICDISRTYLQGGDYVGLAGQRAGELYGYGHSNVLFKPTKAAEYQFRPTANEAMSYFVGGNAVPGGYSEDHGFAINSGKGFSRVVFKNHQIDCHGDVALAMGTYDFTCATTGAVSTVEYTFGYKRNSDGKCRICLHHSSIPYGAH; this is encoded by the coding sequence ATGCAGACCATCGCCTCCCGCAGCGCGATCATCGGCcagcgcgtcaccgcgcgcccctccggCAAGACCTCCAAGTCGGCTGTCCGCCAGCCGATCAAGGTGAACGCCGTGCAGACCCTGCAGTCCGGCCAGGGCATGATGGTCGACCCCGACcagtacgacgacgacgccaaccgcggccgcggctccgGATTCGTCGCCAGGCCCGCGGGCCAgcgcgtctcctcctcctccgcctcctacagcgccgccgcgaggccctcccgcgtcgtccgcgctcccgacggcgtcacctACGACCCGGATCAGTACGACCCGGACGCCAACGTCCGCTCCTCCGGCGCCATCTActcgcctcccgcggcgcagcTCGTCAACGACCTTCAGGcccccgcgggtgccggccaggtgacccgcgccgaggtccaGGCGTGCCAGGACTTCTGGGCCAAATCCATCGTGGACATCTCGGCCTCGTTCCTCCAGGGCGGCGACTacgtcggcctcgcgggcgcgcgcgcgggtgagctCTACGGCTACGGCAACTGCAACGTGCTCTTCAAGCCCACCAAGGCTGCGCAGCACCCCTTCAGGCCCACCGCCAACGACGCCATGTCCTACTTCGTGggccacgacgccgtcgcgggcggctaCAACGAGGACCACGGCTTTGCCATCAACGCGAAGAAGGGCTTCTCCAAGGTTGTCTTCAAGAACCACCAGATCGACTGCCACTCCCAGGTGGCGCTCGCCATGGGCACCTACGAGTTCACCTgcgccaccaccggcgccgtctccgaggTTGAGTACACCTTCGGCTACAAGCGCTGCCCCGACGGCAAGGTTCGCATCTGCCTCCACCACTCCTCCATCCcctacggcggcggcgccgcggctcccgccaccggcgcggtgaccaagGAGGACGTCATGAAGGCTCAGGACTTCTGGGCGCAGTCCATCTGCGACATCTCCAGGACCTACCTCCAGGGCGGTGACTacgtcggcctcgcgggccagcgcgcgggcgagctctACGGCTACGGCCACTCCAACGTGCTCTTCAAGCCCACCAAGGCTGCGGAGTACCAGTTCCGCCCCACTGCCAACGAGGCCATGTCCTACTTCGTCGGCGGCAACGCGGTCCCGGGCGGCTACTCGGAGGACCACGGCTTCGCCATCAACTCCGGCAAGGGCTTCTCCAGGGTTGTCTTCAAGAACCACCAGATTGACtgccacggcgacgtcgcgctcgccatggGCACCTACGACTTCACCTgcgccaccaccggcgccgtgTCCACCGTCGAGTACACCTTCGGCTACAAGCGCAACTCCGACGGCAAGTGCCGCATCTGCCTCCACCACTCCTCCATCCCCTACGGCGCCCACTAA
- a CDS encoding predicted protein has protein sequence VAAEVGVLSALRELSLNYNELTSVPAEIGQLTSLTGLSLSHNQLTSVPAEIGQLTSLRWLNLSYNELTSVPAEIGQLTSLQWLSLEDNQLTSVPAEIGQLTSLRELILNNNQLTSVPAEIGQLTSLEWLNLGDNRLTSEP, from the coding sequence GTGGCGGCTGAGGTTGGGGTCCTGAGTGCGCTAAGGGAGTTGAGCCTCAACTACAatgagctgacgagcgtgccggcggagatcgggcagctcacgtcgctgacgggGTTGAGCCTCAGCcacaatcagctgacgagcgtgccggcggagatcgggcagctcacatCGCTGAGGTGGTTGAACCTCAGCTACAatgagctgacgagcgtgccggcggagatcgggcagctcacatCACTGCAGTGGTTGTCCCTCGAAGACAACCAactgacgagcgtgccggcagagatcgggcagctcacgtcgctgagggaGTTGATCCTCAAcaacaatcagctgacgagcgtgccggcggagatcgggcagctcacatCGCTGGAGTGGTTGAACCTCGGCGAcaatcggctgacgagcgAGCCT
- a CDS encoding DNA polymerase — MADVAEVKDAFESQGYALDSKVIADEAFALCRQFNLDAFDLALHWDGFSVEQASKKDKKALMPDASNIEAFKLHVERKVAERRKSTSMRTPKSLVYGRPNLMESLEKNPRALEESGAFASITPGRGGTTPGAKTSAAKAAYAGTAPSQVVALPEVDARGALEAHAAAPGASAYAKRAGSRSVKTELGADLPTLAQAPDTRRPPVAVRVIDAVTDLPALATDVRFMRDRIGDKVDMLESRIGDFRRETERVTGADASRAVYAASQDDVTVVGRVVCDSEGRLNEASVQLEGDMANSAGMRVRLELRDVPSFSLFPGQIVRVTGANPSGHCLVAKSIVAHAPPPMCASPASSPAFGAQSVVIASGPFTCSSDLSFEPFADLLRYCEDKRPDSVVLCGPFVDCDHRVVRGDAGVDVSFEKVFEVGVRDRLAEFASRCEAGGYAPNVVLVPSVRDAVADPVFPQPPLEIDTLGLDALLPDGRSDGKKGAGVDVIATPNPGTFTINGVRVAVCTHDVLRHLSAAEAAREDKSSGAGPSSDRMARLASHLPGQRSAYPLFPPAHGACLDASLASHLAMEKTPDVLVLPSDLQPFAKVCECPGLRGDGGDDDARFVAINPGRLAKGNIGGTLAHVYVSEGAPEPGASGARAHAVHARARVDIVRI; from the coding sequence AtggccgacgtcgccgaggtgaaGGATGCGTTCGAGTCGCAGGGCTACGCCCTCGACTCCAAagtcatcgccgacgaggcctTCGCGCTGTGCCGCCAGTTCaacctcgacgccttcgacctCGCGCTCCACTGGGACGGCTTCTCGGTGGAGCAGGCGAGcaagaaggacaagaaggcGCTCatgccggacgcgtcgaacaTCGAGGCGTTCAAGCTCCACGTCGAGCGCAAGGTGGCCGAGCGGCGCAAGTCCACGTCCATGCGAACCCCCAAGTCCCTGGTGTACGGCAGGCCCAACCTGATGGAGTCGCTCGAGAagaaccctcgcgcgctggaggagtCCGGCGCGTTCGCTTCCATCacccccggccgcggcggcaccacGCCGGGCGCCAagacctccgccgccaaggctgcctacgccggcaccgcgccgtcccagGTCGTGGCGCTgcccgaggtggacgcgcggggcgcgctcgaggcgcacgccgccgcccccggcgcgtccgcctaCGCCAAGCGCGCCGGATCGCGATCGGTCAagacggagctcggcgccgatctcccgacgctcgcgcaggcgcccgacacgcgacgccctcccgtcgccgtgcgcgtcatcgacgccgtcaccgatctccccgcgctcgccaccgacgTGCGGTTCATGCGCGATCGCATCGGCGACAAGGTGGACATGCTCGAGTCGAGAATCGGCGATTTTCGTCGCGAGACGGAACGAGTCACGGGCGCGgatgcgtcgcgagcggtgtacgccgcgtcgcaggacgacgtcaccgtcgtcggcaGAGTCGTCTGCGACAGCGAGGGCAGGCTGAACGAGGCGTCCGTGCAGCTCGAGGGCGATATGGCCAACTCCGCCGGCATGCGCGTCCGACTGGAACTGAGAGACGTGCCCTCGTTTTCGCTCTTCCCCGGGCAGATCGTTCGCGTCACGGGCGCGAACCCGTCGGGGCACTGCCTCGTCGCCAAGTCCATCGTCGCAcacgcgcctccgccgatgTGCGcttcccccgcgtcgtccccggcgttcggcgcgcaGTCCGTCGTGATCGCGTCCGGACCGTTCACGTGTTCCTCGGACCTGAGTTTCGAACCATTCGCTGATTTGCTCCGGTACTGCGAGGATAAGCGCCCGGATTCCGTCGTGCTGTGCGGGCCGTTCGTGGATTGCGACCACCGCgtggtccgcggcgacgccggcgtggacgtgtCGTTCGAGAAGGTGTTCGAGGTTGGCGTTCGCGACAGGCTGGCGGAATTTGCCTCGAGGTGCGAAGCGGGCGGGTACGCGCCcaacgtcgtcctcgtcccgtccgtccgcgacgccgtcgcggacccggTGTTTCCCCAGCCCCCTCTCGAGATCGATACCCTGGGTCTCGACGCCCTGCTCCCGGACGGACGTTCGGACGGGAAAAAGGGCGCCGGGGTGGACGTCATCGCGACGCCAAACCCGGGTACGTTTACGATCaacggcgtccgcgtggcGGTGTGCACGCACGACGTCCTCAGGcacctctccgccgcggaggctgcgcgcgaggacaagtcgtcgggcgcgggcccGTCGAGCGATCGCAtggcgcggctcgcgtcgcacctcCCCGGGCAGCGCAGCGCGTATCCGCTGTTCCCccccgcgcacggcgcgtgTCTCGACGcttcgctcgcgtcgcacctcGCGATGGAGAAGACCCCGGACGTGCTCGTGCTGCCGTCCGACCTGCAGCCGTTCGCGAAGGTGTGCGAATGCCCgggccttcgcggcgacgggggcgacgacgacgcgaggttcGTGGCGATCAACCCAGGGCGGCTGGCGAAGGGTAACATCGGCGGCACGCTCGCGCACGTGTACGTgagcgagggcgcgccggagccgggcgcgagcggggcgcgggcgcacgcggtgcacgcgcggGCTCGCGTGGACATCGTACGCATCTGA
- a CDS encoding hypothetical protein (putative uncharacterized protein): MREHIFEGERGDRWAPHHHHPHHPTAGVPAEAYDAPVGRAASHTHPVPHHPKADKNKTLKFPAADGFRITSPRILPNGERIRWNSHHTPVVTRRWSEVHHVQHHVLYHFPKFDGFFY; this comes from the coding sequence ATGAGAGAACATATTTTCGAGGGAGAGCGAGGCGATAGATGGGCGCCACATCATCATCATCCACACCACCCGACGGCCGGCGTTccggcggaggcgtacgacgcccccgtcggtcgcgccgcgtctcaCACCCATCCTGTACCACACCACCCAAAAGCAGACAAAAACAAAACGCTCAAATTCCCGGCTGCTGACGGATTTCGCATCACATCGCCGCGTATATTACCAAACGGCGAGCGCATTCGCTGGAACTCACACCACACGCCAGTCGTCACCCGGCGCTGGTCGGAGGTCCATCACGTACAACATCATGTGCTTTATCACTTCCCAAAGTTTGATGGTTTCTTCTATTGA
- a CDS encoding thioredoxin-like protein (Contains Pfam domain Thioredoxin Thioredoxins are small enzymes that participate in redox reactions, via the reversible oxidation of an active centre disulfide bond. Some members with only the active site are not separated from the noise.), with protein MAATRLSLNTASFAPSRVARPAGRRAMRCNAAAKGIQGDGKVQLCISKEQFDAINDKAGDSLVAVQISTKTCGPCKVVYPYFAGLSEELPAVSFVKIMGDHDADTRALMKEWGVRVVPLFMLFRNGEKVTEWSGAKPEVLRENVIEACNDKEKATMVTA; from the exons atggccgcgacgcgactcTCGCTCAACACCGCCAgcttcgcgccctcgcgcgtcgctcgccccgccggaCG TCGCGCCATGAGGtgcaacgccgccgccaagggcATCCAGGGCGACGGAAAGGTCCAGCTGTGCATTTCCAAGGAGCAGTTCGACGCCATCAACGACAAGGCCGGCGACTCGCTG GTGGCGGTGCAGATCTCCACGAAGACGTGCGGCCCGTGCAAGGTCGTCTACCCCTACTTCGCGGGCCTGTCCGAGGAGCTCCCGGCCGTGAGTTTTGTGAAGATCATGGGCGACCACGACGCGGACACCAGGGCTCTCATGAAGGAGTGGGGCGTGCGAGTGGTGCCGCTGTTCATGCTGTTCCGCAACGGCGAGAAGGTGACCGAGTGGTCCGGTGCCAAGCCCGAGGTGCTCAGGGAGAACGTCATCGAGGCGTGCAACGACAAGGAGAAGGCCACCATGGTCACCGCGTga
- a CDS encoding hypothetical protein (Contains Pfam domains TMP-TENI (Thiamine monophosphate synthase/TENI) and MMR_HSR1 Thiamine monophosphate synthase (TMP) catalyses the substitution of the pyrophosphate of 2-methyl-4-amino-5- hydroxymethylpyrimidine pyrophosphate by 4-methyl-5- (beta-hydroxyethyl)thiazole phosphate to yield thiamine phosphate): MPTQGMVVSASAASGFLPRRAAPGRRVTASPRAVFDGSAASTMRSSGSRLSIHRARSPRVSGGTPRGRRLTARVSAIGRFFGGGGGGASDDDDGKAVFAAKSRRQVRIPGFVFAVSPAVVNGEDADALAALEAAVASGATAVILADDTGDATTRELFNAALALKESLRGRASLLVADRTDIAASAECDGVVLSDDGVPVVVARKSLSSASGVVACGVKDEQAALIAAKEGADLILAPNGRVADAVRGKISVPVFASPRNGWAGVSAPDAIQALVDAGAKGAVLPTPPPSVDVARGITAALAPIAAAVKKDSDDSEPGAAPSASTTPTPVGTSVGTTTMAGKIIDPTTQALLERERVLLDDAVAFLVESTPSLEEIGLLVEARKGLEELFLLVIVGEFNAGKSSVINAMLGQKALKEGILPTTNEITVLKFGNEPRTEQSKDGFYTQLIPADLLREVNIVDTPGTNVILERQQRLTEEFVPRADLVLFVLSADRPMTESEVKFLSYIRKWGKKVAFVVNKCDRLENQGEVDEVKGFVADNAERLLGVTDPAVLPVSAKAALAAKERGGSETDFAQLEDYILSFLGAGDKKGKNSGEGLRLKLGTPLQVGTMLFGAAEEILAQERAEAVEELSQAEGVDAAMDKYREAMEADFGAQVQAVRTAVMGAVGRCDDLLDATLRLTNGADLFTTYVLGNGANGAIRERYKKEVLGDSEAKLRAAIKEHTGWLARNNDNQLRAYADAVRARGFDPSATDLNLFEREERIAAEEAEAIAAVRAEVAAKQTAAAEAEAKAAEAKAAEAKARAAAKEAAGDDGAAAGDGADDSNDDSKENSSSLADELAGPAPAQTSASSLITRASSDLTSPATVAAGFDQAGAARLLEEEVKDAVYSTVGAAGASFFFAVFLSGFLDNFAEDVLAFSLTAAVGYVSVLSLPLKRAETKAKARAVAESFLDEVEGAMRAEFERKVGATTAQVRATTAPWVASAREAEAAVAASQSRRDRIAEDMDQLQRDVQSI; encoded by the coding sequence ATGCCCACGCAGGGTATGGTcgtctcggcgagcgccgcgtccgggttccttccccggcgcgccgcacccggccgacgcgtcaccgcctccccgcgcgccgtcttcGACGGATCGGCCGCTTCGACGATGAGGTCTTCGGGCTCGAGATTATCCATCCATCGGgcccgatcgccgcgcgtaTCCGGGGGTACCCCCCGCGGCCGGAggctcaccgcgcgcgtgtccgCCATCGGCAggttcttcggcggcggcggcggcggcgcgtccgacgacgacgacggcaaggCTGTCTTCGCCGCCAAGTCCCGCCGGCAGGTTCGCATCCCGGGCTTCGTCTTCGCCGTGTCCCCCGCGGTCGTCAACGGCGaagacgcggacgcgctcgccgcgctggaggctgccgtcgcgtccggcgccacggccgtcatcctcgccgacgacaccGGCGATGCCACCACCAGGGAGCTCttcaacgccgcgctcgcgctcaaggagTCGCTCAGGGGAAGAGCGTcgctgctcgtcgccgaccgtACCGACatcgccgcatccgccgagTGCGACGGAGTGGTCctgtccgacgacggcgtccccgtcgtcgtcgcgcgcaaGAGcctgagctcggcgtcgggagTCGTCGCGTGCGGGGTCAAGGAcgagcaggcggcgctcatcgcggccaaggagggcgcggacctcATCCTCGCCCCGAACGGCAgagtcgccgacgcggtgcgagGGAAGATCTCGGTACCGgtgttcgcgtcgccgaggaacgGGTGGGCGGGGGtgagcgcgccggacgctATCCAGGCGCTggtcgacgcgggtgcgAAGGGAGCGGTGctgcccacgccgccgccgagcgtcgacgtcgcgaggggtatcaccgcggcgctggcgccgatcgcggcggcggtgaaaaAGGATTCTGATGATtccgagcccggcgcggctCCCTCGGCGTCTACCACTCCAACCCCGGTCGGGACCTCGGTTGGGACGACCACCATGGCCGGTAAGATCATCGATCCGACCACGCAGGCCCTGttggagcgcgagcgcgtcctcctcgacgacgccgtggcgtTTCTCGTCgagtcgacgccctcgcttGAGGAGATCGGGCTTCTTGTGGAGGCCCGGAAAGGTCTGGAGGAGCTCTTCCtgctcgtcatcgtcggcgagttCAACGCGGGCAAGTCGTCGGTTATTAACGCGATGCTCGGTCAgaaggcgctcaaggagggAATCCTGCCCACCACGAACGAGATCACCGTGTTGAAGTTTGGGAACGAACCGAGAACCGAGCAGAGCAAAGATGGGTTCTACACGCAGCTCATCCCCGCCGATCTGCTCCGCGAGGTGAACATCGTGGACACCCCGGGGACGAACGTGATCCTCGAGCGTCAGCAGAGGCTCACCGAGGAGTTCGTGCCGAGGGCGGACCTCGTGCTCTTCGTCCTGAGCGCCGATAGGCCGATGACCGAGTCGGAGGTTAAGTTTCTGAGCTACATCCGCAAGTGGGGCAAGAAGGTGGCGTTCGTGGTCAACAAGTGCGACCGGCTGGAGAACCagggcgaggtggacgaggtgAAAGGGTTCGTCGCGGACAACGCCGAGCGGTTGCTCGGCGTGACGGACCCGGCGGTGCTCCCAGTCTccgccaaagccgcgctcgccgcaaAGGAAAGAGGCGGGAGCGAAACCGACTTTGCGCAACTCGAGGATTACATCCTGAGCTTCCTGGGCGCCGGGGACAAGAAGGGCAAGAACTCCGGCGAGGGTCTCCGCCTGAAGCTCGGCACGCCGCTCCAGGTGGGCACGATgctcttcggcgccgcggaggagatctTGGCGCAGGAGCGAGCCGAGGCTGTGGAGGAGCTCTCGCAGGCggagggcgtggacgcggctaTGGACAAGTACCgcgaggcgatggaggcggacTTTGGCGCGCAAGTGCAGGCGGTGCGCACGGCGGTGATGGGCGCGGTGGGCCGGTGCGACGACCTGCTGGACGCCACCCTGCGCCTgacgaacggcgcggacctgTTCACCACGTACGTCCTGGGCAACGGAGCCAACGGCGCCATCCGAGAACGGTACAAAAAagaggtgctcggcgactcCGAGGCTAAACTCCGCGCCGCCATCAAGGAGCACACCGGGTGGCTCGCGCGCAACAACGATAACCAGCTCcgcgcgtacgccgacgccgtccgcgcgcgcgggttcgatccgTCCGCGACGGATTTGAACCTCTTCGAGCGAGAGGAACGCATCGCAGCAGAGGAAGcggaggccatcgccgccgtccgagcggaggtggcggcgaagcagacggccgccgccgaggccgaggcgaaggccgccgaggcgaaggctgccgaggcgaaggcgagggccgccgcgaaagaggccgcgggcgacgacggggccgccgcgggtgacggAGCGGATGATTCGAACGATGATTCAAAGGAGAATTCGTCGTCGCTGGCGGATGAACTCGccggccccgcgcccgcgcaaacctccgcgtcgtcgctcatcacccgcgcctcctccgatcTCACGTCCCcggccaccgtcgcggccgggTTCGACcaggcgggcgccgcgcggctgctcgaggaggaggtcaaggaTGCCGTGTACTCCACGGttggcgccgcgggagcgtcTTTCTTCTTCGCCGTGTTCCTCTCCGGTTTTCTCGATAActtcgccgaggacgtgctcgccttctcgctcaccgcggcggtcgggtaCGTCTCCGTGCTGTCGCTGCCGCTGAAGCGCGCGGAGACCAAGGCGAaagctcgcgccgtcgcggagagtTTCTTGGACGAGGTGGAGGGCGCGATGCGGGCGGAGTTTGAGCGAAAGGttggcgcgacgacggcgcaggttcgcgcgacgacggcgccgtgggtcgcgagcgcgcgagaggcggaggcggcggtcgcggcgagccaATCGAGACGGGATCGCATCGCGGAAGACATGGACCAGCTCCAGAGGGACGTGCAGAGCATCTGA